The Metabacillus schmidteae genome has a segment encoding these proteins:
- a CDS encoding Ger(x)C family spore germination protein — translation MKKRILLPISIFILLSGCVEKEVIDDVNLIVAAGFDLTEDGNIRGSANVNTYMKDQPVTDYLITSESKLSRDVMSEMQKQSPDPLVIGKLQIALFGEKLAKQGLSEIVDTLQRDASIGERLLLAVTRNEAKDILEAEFATIGAGRYLTNLILHNKLSRDLPRTNLHLFLYQHYSEGQDPFLPILKKNDQTGSVEIDGIVLMDDKKVVGELPNNKLLFFKVLTDQYTKGSHIVEVPDSDDSAVVRSISSSRKLKVVSTNPLKVKMDVKIDGFINEYTGKKITPKVKEQIAKAFEDQVEKESMALIKKFKELKIDPIGIGDELRSKIRTFDIKKWRERIPELTVDIHAEVQISESGVID, via the coding sequence ATGAAAAAAAGAATTTTATTACCAATATCTATCTTCATTCTACTTTCCGGGTGTGTAGAAAAAGAAGTAATTGATGATGTGAATTTAATTGTTGCAGCTGGATTTGATTTAACAGAAGATGGAAATATTAGGGGATCTGCAAATGTTAATACATACATGAAGGATCAACCTGTTACGGATTATCTTATTACTTCTGAGTCAAAGCTTAGCAGAGATGTAATGTCTGAAATGCAGAAACAATCTCCTGATCCTCTTGTAATTGGTAAATTACAAATTGCTTTATTCGGAGAAAAATTAGCAAAGCAAGGTTTATCAGAGATTGTGGATACATTGCAGCGTGATGCATCAATTGGAGAAAGATTATTATTGGCTGTAACGAGAAATGAAGCAAAAGATATATTGGAGGCAGAATTTGCAACTATTGGTGCTGGGCGGTATTTAACGAACTTAATTTTACATAATAAATTAAGTCGTGATTTACCCAGAACAAACTTACATTTATTTTTATATCAACATTACTCGGAAGGTCAAGATCCTTTTCTGCCTATATTAAAGAAAAACGATCAAACCGGCAGTGTTGAAATTGATGGGATTGTGTTAATGGATGATAAAAAGGTGGTAGGAGAACTCCCAAACAATAAATTACTTTTTTTTAAGGTACTTACAGATCAATACACAAAAGGGTCTCACATTGTAGAGGTTCCCGATTCAGATGATTCAGCAGTTGTAAGGAGTATTTCTTCTTCAAGGAAGCTGAAGGTTGTTTCAACCAACCCGCTAAAAGTAAAAATGGACGTGAAGATTGATGGATTTATAAATGAGTACACTGGTAAAAAAATTACCCCAAAAGTGAAGGAACAGATTGCAAAGGCATTTGAGGATCAAGTAGAAAAAGAATCTATGGCATTAATTAAGAAATTCAAAGAGTTAAAAATTGACCCAATTGGAATCGGTGATGAACTTCGCTCGAAAATTCGCACATTTGATATTAAAAAGTGGAGAGAAAGAATTCCTGAGCTAACTGTAGATATTCATGCAGAAGTGCAGATATCTGAATCTGGTGTGATTGATTAG